One segment of Geomonas ferrireducens DNA contains the following:
- a CDS encoding peptidylprolyl isomerase: MLKRFIHALVLGLFLAGGAMAAEAKNPVVLIETNQGNVKVELFQKEAPISVKNFLDYARSGFYKGTIFHRVIPGFMIQGGGFTQDLEQKQTKAPIKNEAANGLKNERGTLAMARTNVVDSATAQFFINVVNNDFLNHRPMAGPMGYGYAVFGKVVEGMDVVDKIAATRTGIGSNGMPDVPVQPMVIKEIKLLK; the protein is encoded by the coding sequence ATGCTGAAGAGATTCATACATGCGTTGGTGCTCGGGCTCTTTCTCGCCGGCGGTGCCATGGCAGCTGAAGCGAAGAACCCAGTAGTGCTCATCGAGACCAACCAGGGGAACGTGAAGGTCGAGCTGTTCCAGAAAGAGGCGCCGATCTCCGTCAAGAACTTCCTCGACTACGCAAGGAGCGGCTTCTACAAGGGGACCATCTTCCACCGCGTCATCCCCGGGTTCATGATCCAGGGGGGCGGCTTCACCCAGGACCTCGAGCAGAAGCAGACCAAGGCGCCGATCAAGAATGAGGCCGCCAACGGGCTGAAGAACGAGCGCGGCACCCTCGCCATGGCGCGCACCAACGTGGTCGATTCGGCCACCGCACAGTTCTTCATCAACGTGGTGAACAACGACTTCCTGAACCACCGCCCCATGGCCGGCCCGATGGGTTACGGCTACGCCGTCTTCGGCAAGGTCGTCGAGGGGATGGACGTAGTCGACAAGATCGCCGCGACGAGGACCGGAATCGGTTCGAACGGCATGCCGGACGTCCCGGTGCAGCCGATGGTGATCAAAGAGATCAAGCTGCTCAAGTAA